In Psychrobacter sp. P11G3, a single genomic region encodes these proteins:
- a CDS encoding ABC transporter substrate-binding protein encodes MQKSLFKLTMLATFVLGISACSGDNKTTDDSAASSDAKAAKTLLYCSEGSPAGFDPAQYTSGTDFDASAFPIYNGLVEFKRAETEIQPGLAESWDISEDGKTYTFNLRKGVKFGTTDYFTPTRDFNADDIVFTLERITNPDFEFNKAYPAEFPYSVGMGLPDIISNIEKVDDYTVKITLSETNAPFLQNLAMPFAYIGSAEYADQLLASGNAADINTKPVGTGPFVFTSYQKDAQIRYTKNPDYWNKDDIYIDNLVFVITKDSAVRAQKVQAGECHVSAYPKPAEIESVKKSGKATVLDQPGFNVGYVGYNVEKPQLSDLKVRQALDMAINKDAIINAVYQSEGLKATNPMPPTQWGYDESLKDAPYDVEKAKALIKEAGADNLAINLWYMPVQRPYNPNAKLMAEMLQADWAKIGVDTKLVTYEWGEYLKRAAKGEPDVILAGWTGDNGDPDNWLGSLLSCDAVGGNNYSRWCNKDFDNLVTNARQINNQDERVSEYEQAQQIFKEQLPWTTMAHSVVTVFTAPNVVDYKISPLGSIRFDGVKVE; translated from the coding sequence ATGCAAAAATCACTCTTCAAACTTACAATGTTGGCGACGTTTGTCTTAGGAATCAGCGCCTGTAGTGGAGACAACAAAACTACGGATGATTCTGCTGCTAGCTCAGATGCCAAAGCCGCCAAAACATTGCTCTATTGCTCAGAAGGTAGCCCTGCTGGATTCGATCCAGCGCAATATACTTCAGGTACGGATTTTGATGCGAGTGCCTTCCCTATTTATAATGGCTTGGTAGAATTCAAAAGAGCGGAAACTGAGATTCAACCAGGACTTGCGGAGAGCTGGGATATTAGCGAAGACGGCAAGACTTATACCTTTAATCTACGCAAAGGGGTCAAATTTGGTACAACTGACTACTTTACCCCGACTCGTGATTTCAACGCGGATGACATTGTCTTTACGCTAGAGCGTATTACCAACCCAGACTTTGAGTTTAACAAAGCTTATCCTGCTGAATTCCCATATTCGGTCGGCATGGGACTACCTGATATCATCTCTAATATCGAAAAGGTCGACGACTATACGGTAAAGATTACCCTTAGCGAAACCAATGCGCCGTTTCTACAGAACCTAGCGATGCCTTTTGCCTATATTGGTTCTGCTGAGTACGCAGATCAATTGCTAGCCTCTGGCAATGCTGCTGATATTAATACTAAGCCCGTCGGTACTGGACCTTTCGTCTTTACTTCTTATCAAAAAGACGCGCAAATTCGTTATACCAAAAACCCAGACTATTGGAATAAAGACGACATCTATATCGACAACCTAGTGTTTGTTATCACTAAAGACTCGGCAGTTCGTGCACAGAAAGTGCAAGCTGGCGAATGTCATGTGTCCGCTTATCCAAAACCTGCCGAAATCGAATCTGTCAAAAAGTCAGGTAAAGCCACTGTTCTCGATCAGCCTGGCTTCAACGTCGGCTATGTCGGTTATAACGTAGAAAAACCTCAACTGAGCGATCTTAAAGTGCGTCAAGCATTAGATATGGCGATCAACAAAGACGCTATTATTAACGCGGTTTATCAGAGCGAAGGCCTCAAAGCAACCAACCCAATGCCGCCAACGCAGTGGGGCTATGATGAGTCACTTAAAGATGCGCCTTACGATGTTGAGAAAGCAAAAGCACTGATCAAAGAAGCTGGCGCAGACAACCTAGCTATCAATCTATGGTATATGCCAGTTCAGCGTCCGTACAACCCAAATGCCAAGCTAATGGCTGAAATGCTACAAGCAGATTGGGCGAAGATTGGCGTCGATACCAAGCTTGTGACTTATGAGTGGGGCGAGTACCTCAAGCGCGCTGCTAAAGGTGAACCTGATGTCATTCTAGCAGGCTGGACTGGCGACAATGGTGATCCAGACAACTGGCTTGGTTCGTTATTGTCTTGTGACGCGGTCGGTGGTAATAACTATTCGCGCTGGTGTAATAAAGACTTCGATAATTTGGTGACCAATGCCCGTCAGATTAACAATCAAGATGAGCGTGTCAGTGAATATGAGCAAGCTCAGCAGATATTCAAAGAACAGCTTCCTTGGACGACAATGGCGCATTCGGTAGTGACCGTATTCACCGCACCAAACGTGGTCGATTATAAAATTAGCCCGCTTGGCTCAATACGCTTTGATGGTGTAAAAGTTGAATAA
- a CDS encoding YcxB family protein → MALYPYTLQPVALNLTEAEFHQAQYELFASASPSFGLSSFKTKEWIIMAVVVILAIAGLIFVTGYSTIIFWLMLVGVVIYLLARTLGFKWYVKREFEKQVADQEMPDEMRQMKLGVQKHGLVMAMPSNQPDMMKNSQMRGMQMRAGATQQAVIPWTAIKSWDETDDYIFMMFELKGQQGSQIVPKRLQAQKFPIDTVRQHLQEVVPVKGLNPENLQAPAQL, encoded by the coding sequence ATGGCCCTGTACCCTTACACGCTCCAACCTGTCGCCTTGAATCTGACTGAGGCGGAATTTCACCAAGCACAGTATGAACTGTTTGCCAGTGCCAGTCCTTCTTTTGGTCTATCGAGCTTTAAAACCAAAGAATGGATCATTATGGCAGTGGTTGTGATACTTGCTATTGCAGGACTCATCTTTGTGACAGGCTACTCAACCATTATATTTTGGTTAATGCTCGTTGGCGTGGTGATTTATCTACTGGCTCGTACGTTGGGTTTTAAATGGTATGTAAAAAGAGAGTTTGAAAAACAAGTCGCCGATCAAGAAATGCCAGATGAGATGCGTCAGATGAAGCTGGGCGTACAAAAGCACGGTTTAGTTATGGCGATGCCAAGCAACCAACCTGATATGATGAAGAACTCACAAATGCGCGGTATGCAGATGCGTGCAGGCGCAACTCAGCAAGCCGTCATTCCTTGGACTGCGATCAAAAGCTGGGATGAGACTGACGACTATATCTTTATGATGTTTGAGTTGAAAGGCCAACAAGGCAGCCAAATCGTACCGAAACGCTTGCAAGCGCAGAAGTTTCCTATCGACACTGTTCGTCAACATTTACAAGAAGTAGTTCCTGTCAAAGGATTGAACCCCGAAAACTTGCAAGCGCCAGCACAACTATAA
- a CDS encoding peptide ABC transporter ATP-binding protein, producing MSNKVVLKADNLHKHYPVSQGLGKAKAYVKALNGVSFELEAGKTLAVVGESGCGKSTLARQLTLIESPTHGELFINDEGTTGYSRKALKELRTEIQMVFQNPYGSLNPRHTIGYQLTEPLDIHTKLSKEEKRDKINEMMRHVGLRPEHAGRYPHMFSGGQRQRIALARAMMLNPKIVVADEPTSALDVSIQAQVLNLFMDLQDEYRTAYVFISHNLSVVRHVADDVMVMYLGQAVEHGPKEAIYNAPKHPYTIALLAAAPTVNGHKNDLTLQGELPSPLNPPSGCALHKRCPYAKQQCSEIEPQLREWDGRLVACLRLEEIYG from the coding sequence ATGAGTAATAAAGTGGTCCTAAAAGCAGACAATCTACACAAACACTACCCAGTATCACAAGGTCTGGGCAAAGCAAAGGCCTACGTGAAAGCGCTCAATGGCGTCTCATTCGAGCTTGAAGCTGGCAAGACATTGGCCGTCGTTGGCGAATCAGGCTGCGGTAAATCCACGCTTGCCCGCCAGTTGACACTCATCGAATCGCCTACACATGGTGAGCTATTTATCAACGATGAAGGCACCACTGGTTATAGCAGAAAAGCACTAAAAGAGTTGCGTACTGAAATTCAAATGGTCTTTCAAAATCCTTATGGTAGCTTGAACCCGCGTCATACCATCGGCTATCAATTGACAGAACCATTGGATATCCATACCAAACTGTCTAAAGAAGAAAAACGTGACAAAATCAACGAGATGATGAGACATGTCGGTCTACGTCCCGAACACGCTGGTCGTTATCCGCATATGTTTTCGGGTGGTCAGCGCCAACGTATTGCCCTCGCCCGCGCGATGATGCTCAACCCTAAAATCGTCGTCGCTGATGAACCGACTTCCGCACTCGATGTATCAATCCAAGCGCAAGTCTTAAATCTATTTATGGACTTACAGGATGAGTATCGCACCGCTTACGTTTTTATCTCGCACAATCTATCGGTCGTACGCCACGTCGCTGATGATGTGATGGTCATGTATTTAGGTCAAGCTGTTGAGCACGGGCCGAAAGAAGCGATTTATAATGCGCCAAAACATCCGTATACCATCGCCCTATTGGCTGCTGCACCAACGGTAAATGGTCATAAAAACGATCTGACCCTACAAGGTGAGCTACCAAGTCCGCTCAATCCACCAAGTGGCTGTGCACTGCATAAACGTTGTCCATATGCCAAGCAGCAATGCAGCGAAATAGAGCCGCAATTGCGAGAATGGGACGGTCGATTGGTCGCTTGTTTACGTTTAGAAGAGATATATGGTTAA
- a CDS encoding ABC transporter ATP-binding protein — translation MTEPLINTPITHTSMNGASTKDSPLLLDIENLSVTFGQGVRAFRAVDDVSLKITQGEVIAVVGESGSGKSVTMMALMGLLPPSATVRAQRVVFDNKDMLSMSAKERRGIIGKDISMIFQNAMSCLNPSFTVEMQLGEVLRKHLGLRGAAVQTRILELLELVEMPDAKNRLKVYPHQLSGGMSQRVMIAMAIACEPKLLIADEPTTALDVTVQAQIMDLLSRLQREKQMAMVLITHDLGLVAQNSRDVAVMYAGQVVETSTVPEIFQKPAHPYTEALLQAIPELAIGQDRLNSLPGVVPSQYDRPAGCLLSPRCPYKEPACEVPPPILDTPNGKVRCIDSNITSRPSHAATLESQV, via the coding sequence ATGACTGAACCATTAATTAATACGCCTATCACTCATACGTCTATGAATGGTGCATCAACAAAAGACTCACCGTTGCTATTAGATATCGAAAACCTGTCTGTCACTTTTGGACAAGGGGTGCGTGCCTTTCGCGCAGTCGATGATGTATCGTTAAAGATAACCCAAGGTGAAGTCATCGCTGTCGTGGGTGAATCTGGCTCAGGTAAGTCAGTCACTATGATGGCGCTAATGGGTCTGTTGCCACCTTCCGCGACCGTACGCGCACAGCGAGTGGTCTTTGACAATAAAGACATGCTCAGTATGTCAGCCAAAGAGAGACGCGGCATCATTGGTAAAGACATCTCTATGATTTTTCAAAATGCCATGTCTTGCCTAAATCCAAGCTTTACGGTTGAGATGCAGCTAGGTGAAGTGCTACGCAAGCACCTTGGTTTACGAGGCGCAGCCGTACAAACACGCATCTTAGAGCTGCTAGAGTTGGTCGAGATGCCCGATGCCAAAAACAGACTTAAGGTCTATCCGCATCAGCTATCAGGCGGTATGAGTCAACGGGTTATGATTGCGATGGCTATTGCTTGCGAGCCAAAACTGCTTATCGCAGATGAACCAACCACCGCACTCGATGTCACGGTACAAGCACAGATCATGGATTTGCTGAGCAGATTACAACGCGAAAAACAAATGGCAATGGTATTAATTACCCACGATTTGGGCCTTGTCGCGCAAAACTCGCGCGATGTCGCGGTCATGTATGCTGGACAAGTGGTTGAAACCAGTACCGTGCCAGAGATTTTTCAAAAGCCTGCACATCCTTATACTGAAGCATTGCTACAAGCCATCCCTGAATTAGCCATCGGTCAAGATAGGCTAAACAGTTTACCAGGAGTCGTGCCAAGTCAATATGACAGGCCAGCTGGTTGCTTGCTGTCTCCCCGTTGCCCGTATAAAGAACCTGCTTGTGAAGTACCACCGCCTATTTTAGATACGCCCAATGGCAAGGTACGTTGTATTGATTCTAATATTACTTCTCGCCCCTCTCACGCTGCTACCTTGGAGTCACAAGTATGA
- a CDS encoding NERD domain-containing protein, with amino-acid sequence MSLKSSFKGFLGETVINVAMWLKLEKDVYHRLNGITLPRANGGSTQIDHIIVSVYGIFVIETKNYKGWIYGRENQRQWTQSFPNGSKFKFQNPLRQNYLHIKTLADLLGLELSYFHSMIAFIGECELKTRDELPEHVLTSGMVSYVKKKQDKILTEDEVASIVEQINSNRFSKSWRTNREHKAYLKDKHSNPSQNTNKQPSGNATDKPVAVAVAGVANKPTPEPIIKETAKRAILKSREVHRWSGQTEIESSDLPIDSMDTQQAVIPRTITSHDIADKVFLTPFEVMEPELAASSSATIEVIDHTADLIQTPTCPRCNGEMIKRVAKKGLNQGQTFFGCRKFPKCRGVVNID; translated from the coding sequence ATGTCCCTAAAATCTAGCTTTAAAGGTTTCCTAGGTGAAACCGTCATCAACGTCGCCATGTGGCTAAAGCTTGAAAAAGATGTTTATCACCGATTAAACGGTATTACCTTGCCAAGAGCCAATGGTGGCAGTACCCAAATAGATCATATCATCGTTTCTGTATACGGCATCTTTGTGATTGAAACCAAAAACTATAAAGGCTGGATATATGGTAGAGAGAATCAAAGACAGTGGACGCAATCCTTTCCTAATGGAAGTAAGTTTAAATTTCAGAACCCATTGCGCCAGAACTACTTGCACATTAAGACGCTCGCAGATTTATTAGGCTTGGAGCTGAGCTATTTTCATTCGATGATTGCGTTCATCGGTGAGTGTGAGCTAAAAACCCGCGATGAGTTGCCCGAGCATGTATTGACGAGTGGTATGGTATCTTATGTGAAAAAAAAGCAAGATAAGATACTCACTGAAGATGAGGTTGCATCTATCGTTGAGCAGATTAATAGCAATAGATTTAGCAAATCTTGGCGCACTAACAGAGAGCATAAAGCCTATCTAAAAGACAAGCATAGCAATCCAAGCCAGAATACAAACAAACAGCCTAGCGGTAACGCTACTGATAAACCAGTTGCTGTTGCTGTTGCTGGAGTAGCTAATAAGCCTACACCAGAGCCGATAATAAAAGAAACCGCTAAACGAGCTATTCTAAAAAGTAGGGAAGTGCATCGATGGTCTGGTCAGACTGAAATTGAATCTAGCGATTTACCAATTGATAGTATGGACACTCAGCAGGCAGTCATTCCGCGTACAATTACATCGCACGATATTGCTGATAAGGTTTTTCTTACGCCGTTTGAAGTTATGGAGCCTGAACTAGCAGCGAGTTCTTCTGCGACAATTGAGGTGATAGACCATACAGCTGATTTAATTCAAACGCCAACCTGTCCAAGGTGTAACGGTGAGATGATTAAGAGAGTAGCAAAAAAAGGCCTGAATCAAGGTCAGACCTTTTTTGGTTGTAGAAAATTTCCTAAGTGTCGCGGTGTAGTGAATATTGATTAG
- a CDS encoding ABC transporter permease, which yields MKPSVLPSDVNLMAATPPSSWQLFLSTFCRNKGAVIGFIVLALMVLVAILAPAIAPHDPYELFTGQEQLPPAFLDGGNAMFWLGTDDAGRDTLSRVMYGARYSLFIGLSATTLAMLVGISLGLSAAFWPKVWGKAVMLVNDILMSYPSLLLAIIIAAILGPSMTNTIITIALVCTPPFIRLTRATAMVELQREYFIASQVMGAGVLRLLFITILPNCMAPLIVQATMIFSSAILEAGAIGFLGFGVQPPDAEWGAMLGTARQYIQSNVWLAIWPGVAIFLAALSINLTGDGLRDALDPKLKQVT from the coding sequence ATGAAGCCTTCTGTTCTCCCTTCTGATGTCAATCTGATGGCAGCCACACCGCCGTCATCTTGGCAGCTATTTTTATCGACGTTCTGCCGAAACAAAGGCGCCGTGATTGGTTTTATCGTACTGGCACTCATGGTTCTAGTTGCCATACTCGCGCCTGCTATTGCCCCTCACGATCCTTATGAGTTGTTCACCGGTCAAGAGCAATTACCGCCTGCCTTTCTTGATGGCGGCAATGCGATGTTTTGGCTAGGCACTGATGACGCGGGCCGAGATACATTGTCTCGAGTGATGTATGGCGCGCGTTATTCATTATTTATCGGTCTAAGCGCAACGACTTTGGCGATGTTGGTTGGTATTTCTTTAGGTCTGAGTGCAGCATTTTGGCCAAAGGTCTGGGGCAAAGCGGTCATGCTGGTCAATGATATTTTGATGTCATATCCGAGCTTGCTATTGGCTATTATTATCGCCGCTATCTTAGGGCCATCTATGACCAATACGATTATTACGATCGCACTGGTCTGTACGCCGCCTTTTATTCGGTTAACTCGTGCTACGGCGATGGTAGAGCTACAACGTGAGTATTTTATTGCCTCGCAGGTAATGGGTGCTGGCGTGCTGCGTTTATTGTTTATCACCATTTTGCCCAACTGTATGGCACCGCTTATCGTACAGGCAACGATGATTTTCTCGTCTGCTATTTTAGAAGCAGGTGCGATTGGTTTCCTAGGTTTTGGCGTACAGCCACCTGATGCCGAATGGGGTGCGATGCTAGGTACGGCGCGTCAATATATTCAAAGTAATGTTTGGCTAGCAATCTGGCCGGGTGTCGCTATTTTCTTGGCTGCATTATCGATTAACCTGACTGGTGATGGCTTACGCGATGCGCTGGATCCTAAATTAAAGCAGGTGACCTAA
- a CDS encoding ABC transporter permease, translating into MLLYILRRIAILIPVYLGLTLSTFTLIRLVPGDAVEIMMGERMVDPELHARALERLGLDKPLVAQYWDYLTGILTGDFGQSFRTRTPVLQDFFAHFVPTLELALCAIVIASVIGVSLGIFAALRRGTWIDYTLMSGALAGYSMPIYLLGPILTGIFAHYLGLLPVAGVISVAQFLDVQPLYGSWLLGSLSSGEPGAFWNVVKHFILPSIALSTIPLAMIARMTRSAMLEVLDEDYVRTARAKGLSPRRVILVHVMRNALITVVTVVGLQMATLLAGAIITETIFSWPGVGNWLLDGFFTRDYPIVQNGILLVATALILVSLFIDILYGLINPRIRHTS; encoded by the coding sequence ATGCTACTTTATATTCTGCGTCGTATTGCCATTTTAATACCCGTCTATCTTGGCCTAACGCTATCGACTTTTACTCTGATTCGTCTCGTACCTGGAGATGCGGTCGAGATTATGATGGGTGAGCGTATGGTCGATCCAGAGCTACATGCTCGTGCCTTAGAAAGGCTAGGATTAGATAAACCGCTCGTTGCCCAGTATTGGGATTATTTGACTGGCATCCTAACAGGTGATTTTGGTCAGTCCTTTCGTACTCGTACGCCCGTATTACAAGACTTTTTTGCCCACTTTGTTCCTACTCTAGAATTGGCGTTATGCGCTATTGTTATCGCTAGTGTCATTGGTGTCAGCTTAGGCATCTTTGCTGCCCTGCGCCGTGGTACATGGATTGATTACACCCTAATGTCAGGCGCGTTGGCAGGTTACTCTATGCCCATCTATTTATTGGGCCCTATCCTGACTGGTATCTTCGCTCATTATTTAGGTCTCTTGCCTGTCGCTGGAGTCATATCTGTCGCACAGTTTTTAGATGTGCAGCCACTGTATGGCTCATGGTTACTTGGCTCACTAAGCTCGGGAGAGCCTGGCGCGTTTTGGAACGTGGTCAAACACTTTATCTTACCCTCTATCGCCTTATCGACTATTCCGTTAGCGATGATTGCGCGGATGACACGCTCTGCGATGCTAGAGGTATTAGACGAGGATTACGTGCGTACAGCGCGAGCCAAAGGCTTGTCTCCACGCCGAGTGATACTAGTCCACGTAATGCGTAACGCCTTGATTACTGTGGTTACCGTCGTTGGCCTACAGATGGCAACATTGCTCGCAGGTGCCATTATTACCGAGACTATCTTTAGTTGGCCAGGCGTTGGTAATTGGCTACTCGATGGGTTTTTCACTCGTGACTACCCTATTGTACAAAACGGTATCCTGTTGGTCGCCACCGCTCTGATTTTGGTTAGTTTATTTATTGATATTTTGTATGGTCTGATCAATCCACGTATTCGCCATACTTCTTAA
- the tkt gene encoding transketolase, translating to MPAPISERKLANAIRVLSFDAVQKANSGHPGAPMGMADIAEVLWRKFLKHNPADPNWHNRDRFVLSNGHGSMLIYSLLHLSGYDVSVDDLKGFRQLHSKTPGHPELGYTPGVETTTGPLGQGIANAVGFAIAEKTLAAQFNRDGHNIVDHHTYAFLGDGCLMEGISHEVCSLAGTLALGKLVFFYDDNGISIDGNVEGWFTDDTEARFESYGWQVIKVDGHDTDAITQATEQAIAETTKPSLIICKTTIGAGSPNKQGLAASHGAPLGDDEIALTRDALSWKHAPFELDDEIYEAWDAKAKGDVQQKNWDADFEAYKKAYPELAAELSRRLNGELPADFASQAQAYIQQTQEAGGDVASRKASQNAINSLQPLLPELLGGSADLAGSNLTLFKGAKGIEKDADGNYIYYGVREFGMTAIANGIALHGGFIPYVATFLMFMEYARNAVRMGALMKQRVIHVYTHDSIGLGEDGPTHQPVEQLTSLRTTPNLRTWRPCDATESASAWVEAIKSENNPSALIFSRQSLPHQARDSEQVANITKGGYVLAKEQGELQAIIIATGSEVGLAMEAYEALSANGVGVRVVSMPCAEIFVEQDASYREAVLPANIRARVAVEAAHVDYWYKFVGLDGKVIGMTTYGESAPASDLYKEFGITTDAVVEAVNSLV from the coding sequence ATGCCAGCTCCAATTAGCGAACGTAAACTAGCCAATGCCATCCGTGTACTGTCGTTTGACGCGGTTCAAAAAGCCAACTCTGGACATCCGGGTGCGCCAATGGGTATGGCTGATATTGCCGAAGTTTTGTGGCGCAAATTTTTGAAGCACAATCCAGCAGATCCTAATTGGCACAACCGTGATCGCTTTGTACTGTCAAACGGTCATGGCTCGATGCTTATCTATTCATTGCTACATTTATCAGGTTACGATGTGAGCGTTGATGACCTTAAAGGTTTCCGTCAGCTGCATTCAAAAACCCCAGGGCATCCTGAACTTGGCTACACACCTGGTGTAGAAACGACGACTGGTCCACTAGGACAAGGTATTGCTAATGCCGTTGGTTTTGCAATCGCAGAAAAAACCCTAGCCGCACAGTTCAACCGTGACGGTCATAACATCGTCGATCATCATACCTATGCGTTCTTGGGCGATGGCTGCTTGATGGAAGGTATCAGTCATGAAGTTTGCTCACTCGCTGGCACGTTGGCGCTTGGCAAGCTGGTATTCTTCTATGATGACAATGGCATCTCTATCGATGGTAACGTCGAAGGCTGGTTCACAGATGATACTGAAGCGCGCTTTGAGTCATACGGCTGGCAAGTGATCAAAGTTGACGGTCATGATACTGATGCAATCACGCAAGCGACTGAGCAAGCGATTGCAGAGACTACCAAGCCAAGTCTAATTATTTGTAAAACCACGATCGGTGCTGGTAGCCCTAACAAACAAGGTCTAGCCGCCAGTCATGGTGCACCACTTGGTGATGACGAAATTGCCTTGACTCGTGATGCGCTGTCTTGGAAGCATGCCCCATTTGAATTAGATGACGAAATCTATGAAGCGTGGGATGCTAAAGCCAAAGGCGATGTACAGCAAAAGAATTGGGACGCGGACTTTGAAGCATATAAAAAAGCCTATCCAGAGCTTGCAGCAGAACTATCACGTCGTCTAAATGGTGAATTGCCTGCTGACTTTGCTAGCCAAGCGCAAGCCTATATTCAGCAAACGCAAGAAGCGGGCGGCGATGTCGCTAGTCGTAAAGCCAGTCAAAATGCAATCAATAGCTTGCAGCCATTATTACCAGAATTATTGGGCGGCTCAGCAGATTTAGCTGGTTCAAACCTCACGCTATTCAAAGGTGCTAAAGGCATCGAAAAAGATGCTGACGGCAACTATATCTATTACGGTGTACGCGAGTTTGGTATGACTGCGATTGCCAATGGTATTGCATTGCATGGCGGCTTTATCCCTTACGTAGCGACTTTCCTCATGTTTATGGAATATGCACGTAACGCGGTACGCATGGGCGCATTGATGAAGCAGCGCGTCATCCATGTCTATACGCATGATTCTATCGGTCTGGGTGAAGACGGCCCAACGCATCAGCCAGTTGAGCAATTAACTAGCCTACGTACCACGCCAAACCTACGTACATGGCGTCCGTGTGATGCGACTGAATCTGCGAGTGCTTGGGTAGAAGCAATCAAATCAGAAAACAACCCATCAGCATTGATCTTTAGTCGTCAAAGCTTGCCACATCAAGCGCGTGATAGCGAGCAAGTAGCGAATATCACCAAAGGCGGCTATGTACTGGCAAAAGAGCAAGGCGAGCTACAAGCAATCATCATCGCCACTGGTTCAGAAGTTGGCCTAGCGATGGAAGCGTATGAGGCGTTGAGCGCAAATGGTGTTGGCGTCCGTGTGGTGTCTATGCCATGTGCTGAGATTTTCGTTGAGCAAGATGCTAGCTATCGTGAAGCTGTATTACCTGCCAATATCCGTGCTCGCGTCGCAGTAGAAGCGGCGCATGTAGATTACTGGTATAAGTTCGTTGGTCTAGATGGTAAAGTCATCGGTATGACCACTTATGGCGAATCTGCTCCTGCTAGCGACTTGTATAAAGAGTTTGGTATCACGACTGATGCTGTGGTTGAAGCGGTAAATAGTCTGGTGTAA
- the serS gene encoding serine--tRNA ligase translates to MIDPKLLRGDLSDLQQQLATRGYTLDMAFWQTIENERKSLQVKTEELQSRRNAGAKQVGALKKSGEDASELLVEMQSVSGEIKAAEDELRTLQERITQAALQIPNIPAADVPVGTSEDDNVEVRKWGTPRTFDFEIQDHTHIGETLGMLDFEAATKLTGSRFNVLKGQLAQLHRALIQFMLNTHTMKYGYLETYVPYIVNSDSLKGTGQLPKFEDDLFKLSNHTNNDEMDFYLIPTAEVPMTNLVRGERLDIKELPLKFTAHTPCFRSEAGSHGRDTRGLIRQHQFEKVEMVNVGTAEQSDDLLEAMTGQAEYILQQLNLPYRTVQLCTGDMGFAAQKTYDIEVWLPSQDTYREISSCSNCGDFQARRMGTRVKDGKQTSLAHTLNGSGLAVGRTLLAVMENHQNADGSITIPEVLRPFMGGAETISV, encoded by the coding sequence ATGATTGATCCGAAACTCTTACGCGGCGATTTGAGCGACCTACAGCAGCAGCTAGCCACCCGTGGTTATACGCTTGATATGGCGTTTTGGCAGACGATTGAAAACGAGCGTAAATCGCTGCAAGTTAAAACCGAAGAGTTGCAATCGCGCCGTAACGCGGGTGCTAAGCAAGTAGGTGCCCTAAAAAAATCAGGCGAAGATGCCAGTGAGCTATTGGTTGAGATGCAAAGCGTTAGCGGTGAGATTAAAGCTGCAGAAGACGAGTTACGTACTCTGCAAGAGCGTATTACTCAAGCCGCTTTGCAGATTCCAAATATTCCAGCGGCAGATGTACCAGTGGGTACGTCAGAAGACGATAACGTAGAAGTGCGCAAGTGGGGCACGCCGCGTACGTTTGATTTTGAAATTCAAGATCACACCCATATCGGTGAGACACTTGGTATGCTGGATTTTGAAGCCGCGACCAAATTGACTGGTAGCCGTTTTAACGTGCTAAAAGGTCAATTGGCGCAGCTGCATCGTGCACTGATTCAATTTATGCTCAACACCCATACCATGAAATACGGCTATCTTGAGACTTATGTGCCTTATATCGTCAATAGCGATAGTCTAAAAGGGACGGGTCAGTTGCCTAAGTTTGAAGATGATTTGTTTAAACTGAGCAATCACACGAATAACGATGAAATGGATTTTTACCTTATTCCAACCGCTGAAGTGCCAATGACCAACTTGGTACGCGGCGAACGTTTGGATATTAAAGAGCTACCGCTAAAATTCACCGCGCATACACCATGTTTCCGTAGTGAAGCTGGCTCACACGGGCGTGATACTCGCGGCTTGATTCGTCAGCATCAGTTTGAAAAAGTTGAAATGGTCAATGTCGGTACCGCTGAGCAATCTGATGACTTGCTTGAGGCAATGACAGGGCAGGCTGAATATATCTTGCAGCAGTTGAATTTGCCATACCGCACGGTACAGCTATGTACTGGCGATATGGGTTTTGCTGCACAAAAGACTTATGACATCGAAGTATGGTTGCCAAGCCAAGATACCTATCGTGAAATATCTAGCTGCTCTAACTGTGGTGATTTCCAAGCGCGCCGTATGGGTACTCGTGTCAAAGATGGCAAACAAACCAGCTTAGCTCATACTTTAAATGGTTCAGGTTTGGCTGTGGGTCGTACGCTACTAGCAGTGATGGAAAATCATCAAAACGCTGATGGCAGCATTACGATTCCAGAAGTATTGCGTCCGTTTATGGGCGGTGCTGAGACTATTTCAGTTTAA